One genomic region from Nocardia vinacea encodes:
- a CDS encoding metalloregulator ArsR/SmtB family transcription factor, with product MSNRELPLTDVTSPGCEVTPLARQPLTARAAADLAAVFKALSDPVRLRLLSVVASHTGQEACVCDVSAGFDVSQPTISHHLKVLREAGLLSSERRGSWVYYRVEPAALQQLSQLLDIALPEALAR from the coding sequence GTGTCTAATCGAGAGCTCCCGCTGACCGACGTGACCTCACCCGGGTGTGAGGTCACGCCCCTGGCTCGGCAACCCTTGACCGCGCGGGCCGCCGCCGATCTGGCGGCGGTGTTCAAGGCATTGTCGGATCCGGTCCGGCTGCGCCTGCTGTCGGTGGTGGCCAGCCACACCGGCCAGGAAGCCTGCGTGTGCGATGTCTCCGCGGGCTTCGACGTCTCCCAGCCCACCATCTCCCACCACCTGAAGGTGCTGCGGGAGGCCGGGTTGTTGTCGAGCGAACGGCGCGGGTCGTGGGTGTACTACCGGGTCGAACCCGCCGCCCTGCAGCAACTTTCGCAGTTGCTGGACATCGCGCTGCCCGAGGCGCTCGCTCGATGA
- a CDS encoding ArsI/CadI family heavy metal resistance metalloenzyme, whose protein sequence is MSRIQLALNVDDLDQAVQFYATLFNAEPAKRKPGYANFAITEPPVKLVLIENPGQGGSLNHLGVEVESSDQVHAEIARLSTAGLFTEEQIATTCCFATQDKVWVTAPDAERWEVYTVLADSETFGTAPQLATGATIDDEQAVSVCCGTAEDAAAEGACCAGDAKKDAITSGASCCN, encoded by the coding sequence ATGTCCCGCATCCAGCTCGCCCTCAACGTCGACGACCTCGATCAGGCGGTGCAGTTTTACGCGACCCTGTTCAATGCCGAACCCGCCAAGCGCAAGCCGGGTTACGCCAACTTCGCCATCACCGAGCCACCGGTCAAGCTCGTATTGATCGAGAATCCCGGCCAGGGCGGCAGTCTCAATCACCTCGGTGTCGAGGTGGAATCCAGCGATCAGGTGCATGCCGAGATCGCGCGGCTGTCGACGGCGGGGCTGTTCACCGAGGAGCAGATCGCGACCACGTGTTGCTTCGCCACCCAGGACAAGGTGTGGGTCACCGCCCCGGATGCCGAACGCTGGGAGGTCTACACCGTGCTCGCCGACAGCGAGACCTTCGGCACCGCACCGCAACTCGCCACCGGTGCGACGATCGATGACGAGCAGGCGGTGTCGGTATGCTGCGGCACTGCCGAGGATGCTGCCGCCGAGGGTGCGTGCTGCGCTGGCGACGCCAAGAAGGACGCCATCACCTCCGGCGCATCCTGCTGCAACTAA
- a CDS encoding Rv2640c family ArsR-like transcriptional regulator, whose protein sequence is MPKALPVIDMSAPVCCAPVAAAPIDDTAALEIALRLKAIAEPVRVKLLSLLLTSPAGAENTGDLAQAIGLAESTTSHHLGQLRKAGLVETERRGMNTYHRALRESLAALCLVLDPNCCR, encoded by the coding sequence ATGCCCAAGGCGCTACCAGTGATCGACATGTCCGCCCCCGTCTGCTGCGCACCCGTCGCGGCCGCACCGATCGACGACACCGCCGCGCTGGAAATCGCGTTGCGGCTCAAAGCCATCGCGGAACCCGTCCGCGTCAAACTGCTGTCCCTGCTGCTCACCAGCCCAGCTGGTGCGGAGAACACCGGCGATCTCGCCCAGGCGATCGGACTGGCCGAATCCACCACCAGCCACCACCTCGGCCAGCTGAGAAAGGCGGGCCTGGTCGAGACCGAACGTCGCGGCATGAACACCTATCACCGCGCGCTACGTGAATCCCTGGCGGCGCTGTGCCTCGTCCTGGACCCCAACTGCTGCCGCTGA
- a CDS encoding nitroreductase family deazaflavin-dependent oxidoreductase: MNASTRYLGPTGMDLIMNKVANWLPRLGISVMGSRLLAVRGRKSGEWRTTMVNLMTDSDGTRYLVAPRGHTQWVRNLRVAGDGELRLGRKVEVFTATEVADADKVPLLRLYLQKWGWEVGKFFEGVTKDATDAELAEIAPGFPVFRLA, from the coding sequence ATGAACGCCAGCACCCGCTACCTCGGCCCGACCGGCATGGACCTGATCATGAACAAGGTTGCCAACTGGCTGCCTCGCCTCGGCATCAGCGTGATGGGGTCGCGGCTGTTGGCGGTGCGCGGTCGTAAGAGTGGCGAATGGCGCACCACCATGGTCAATTTGATGACCGATTCCGATGGCACGCGCTACCTGGTGGCGCCGCGCGGCCACACGCAGTGGGTGCGCAACCTGCGCGTCGCGGGTGATGGTGAGCTGCGGCTGGGGCGCAAGGTCGAGGTATTCACGGCGACCGAAGTGGCCGATGCAGACAAGGTTCCGCTGCTGCGGCTCTACCTGCAGAAGTGGGGCTGGGAGGTCGGCAAATTCTTCGAGGGTGTCACCAAGGATGCCACTGATGCGGAGTTGGCCGAGATTGCCCCGGGATTCCCGGTCTTCCGACTCGCCTAG
- the aroQ gene encoding type II 3-dehydroquinate dehydratase produces MSTPGPILVLNGPNLNMLGTRQPEVYGSATLDDVVQLCRQTAARYGREIDAFQSNSEGALIDRIHRARGIESGIVINPGGLTHTSVALRDALVIPELPIVEVHISNVHAREEFRHHSYISPIATAVVAGMGIQGYAAAIEFLIHR; encoded by the coding sequence ATGTCGACACCTGGCCCGATCCTGGTTCTCAACGGCCCGAACCTCAATATGCTCGGCACCCGCCAGCCGGAGGTCTACGGGTCGGCCACGCTCGATGATGTCGTCCAATTGTGCCGACAGACCGCCGCCCGGTACGGCCGCGAGATCGATGCGTTCCAGTCGAATTCCGAAGGAGCGCTGATCGATCGGATCCACCGGGCGCGCGGCATCGAGTCGGGCATTGTCATAAATCCCGGTGGGCTCACGCACACTTCGGTCGCGCTGCGTGATGCGCTGGTGATTCCGGAACTCCCGATTGTCGAGGTGCACATCAGCAATGTGCATGCGCGCGAGGAGTTCCGGCATCACTCCTACATCTCCCCCATCGCCACCGCGGTGGTGGCCGGGATGGGGATTCAGGGTTATGCCGCGGCCATCGAATTCCTGATCCACCGCTAG
- a CDS encoding NTF2-like N-terminal transpeptidase domain-containing protein produces MDVWGSRRYRVRGAIALSGVVALAIAIGACGSDAKRNEAEYVVDRFTALLDEQNYAKAAELTSYPTAASATLKQMFAGLQPGKVDYQKTQFIGLDREAGLFSMDVAWNFGENKTWRYSLQGNVRKLAIGWRISWEPAVVMPQLDHNRTVRLLRTMPTPPPRVKDIVGDALMTEQVINVVKLDPAKTTDLVASTNALAKAIEPVAPLITGPSLMQQLSTSQGKPIIAVNLREPDFAILESALARVPGVVTEKQPRLISADRRTWSPMLDALRKVWQDSQDLHAGWGVQIFEQDGRFVGQIAGYQGPPGPDIAATMDQRLQRAAEDAVVSVGTPASIVAIQPSSGAVVAVAQNTQASEHGSVAFTGLYPVGTNIDLFRNVAAVLKNKAPQDVSVQDAAESAPNLGVGVDYKVPGLDEVTGRVAVAGRSAEQVRQGGGTDAVLASPFGMAIAAAAIARGQVPPPMIEAGHPSATDAQVPEMSPQLTDRLRAMLRDGAGRPEFAPLRPYRDVIGFMATAGNDGWLIANAGDLALAIHINDADSGDATARMAARLFQSLATPEP; encoded by the coding sequence ATGGATGTGTGGGGATCCCGCCGCTATCGCGTCCGGGGCGCAATCGCACTCTCGGGGGTGGTGGCGCTGGCTATCGCGATCGGGGCGTGTGGTTCCGATGCGAAGCGCAATGAAGCCGAGTACGTCGTCGATCGCTTCACCGCACTGCTCGACGAGCAGAACTATGCGAAGGCCGCGGAGCTCACCTCCTATCCCACGGCCGCATCCGCAACGCTGAAACAGATGTTCGCCGGATTGCAGCCGGGCAAGGTCGACTACCAGAAAACCCAATTCATCGGCCTGGACCGCGAGGCGGGCCTGTTCAGCATGGATGTCGCCTGGAACTTCGGCGAGAACAAGACCTGGAGGTACAGCCTGCAGGGCAACGTGCGGAAGTTGGCGATCGGCTGGCGCATCTCCTGGGAACCCGCCGTCGTCATGCCGCAGCTGGACCACAATCGCACGGTCCGGCTCCTGCGCACCATGCCCACCCCGCCGCCGCGGGTCAAGGACATCGTCGGCGACGCGCTGATGACCGAGCAGGTCATCAATGTGGTCAAACTCGATCCCGCCAAGACGACCGATCTGGTGGCCTCGACCAACGCGCTGGCCAAGGCCATCGAACCGGTCGCGCCGCTGATCACTGGTCCGTCGCTGATGCAGCAGCTGTCGACCTCACAGGGCAAGCCGATCATCGCGGTGAATCTGCGCGAACCCGATTTCGCGATCCTGGAATCCGCGCTGGCCCGGGTGCCCGGCGTGGTGACGGAGAAGCAACCGCGGCTGATCTCTGCCGACCGCCGGACCTGGTCGCCGATGCTGGACGCGCTGCGCAAGGTGTGGCAGGACAGCCAGGATCTGCACGCCGGTTGGGGTGTGCAGATTTTCGAACAGGACGGACGTTTCGTCGGCCAGATCGCCGGTTACCAGGGCCCTCCCGGTCCGGATATCGCGGCCACCATGGATCAGCGCCTGCAGCGCGCCGCCGAGGATGCGGTGGTGAGCGTCGGGACGCCCGCCTCGATCGTGGCGATCCAGCCGTCCAGCGGCGCGGTCGTCGCGGTCGCGCAGAATACGCAGGCCAGTGAGCACGGTTCGGTCGCGTTCACCGGGCTCTATCCGGTCGGCACCAATATCGATCTGTTCCGCAATGTCGCCGCGGTGCTGAAGAACAAGGCACCGCAGGACGTTTCGGTGCAGGACGCGGCCGAATCCGCGCCGAATCTCGGCGTCGGCGTCGATTACAAGGTGCCGGGACTGGACGAGGTCACCGGCCGGGTCGCGGTCGCGGGGCGCAGTGCCGAGCAGGTGCGCCAAGGCGGTGGTACGGATGCGGTGCTGGCCAGCCCATTCGGGATGGCGATCGCCGCGGCTGCCATCGCGCGCGGGCAGGTGCCGCCGCCGATGATCGAGGCCGGACACCCCAGCGCCACGGACGCACAGGTCCCCGAGATGTCACCGCAACTCACCGATCGGCTGCGCGCGATGTTGCGCGACGGCGCGGGCCGACCGGAGTTCGCGCCGCTGCGGCCCTACCGCGATGTCATCGGATTCATGGCCACTGCGGGCAATGACGGCTGGCTCATCGCGAATGCCGGGGATCTGGCCCTCGCGATTCACATCAATGACGCCGACAGCGGCGACGCGACCGCGCGGATGGCGGCCAGGTTGTTCCAATCGCTGGCCACCCCTGAGCCGTGA
- a CDS encoding DUF3054 domain-containing protein translates to MRKLVPLVVDALLVILFCAIGRRSHDEAVLTGLLKTVWPFAIGLAIGWVVAAAVASRVSGEKGAARFDGAAPWPVGVLVWLGTLCGGMLLRVISGQGTAFSFIIVAACVLALFLLGWRAAIRAIN, encoded by the coding sequence GTGAGGAAATTGGTCCCGTTGGTGGTGGATGCGCTGCTGGTGATCTTGTTCTGCGCGATCGGGCGGCGCAGCCATGACGAGGCGGTACTCACCGGACTGCTGAAGACGGTGTGGCCGTTCGCGATCGGGCTGGCGATCGGCTGGGTCGTTGCGGCCGCCGTGGCCAGCCGGGTATCCGGCGAAAAGGGAGCGGCGCGATTCGACGGAGCCGCACCATGGCCCGTCGGTGTTCTGGTCTGGCTCGGCACTCTCTGCGGCGGCATGCTGTTGCGCGTGATCAGCGGTCAGGGCACCGCATTCAGTTTCATCATCGTCGCGGCGTGTGTGCTCGCGCTGTTCCTGCTCGGCTGGCGCGCGGCCATCAGAGCCATCAACTGA
- a CDS encoding YbhN family protein, translating into MTADGELAGEPAPQPSDDPDRPAKRGRRSKFWWVKWVAGIALLALLIGEGYYLWPRLHDSWNNLTEIHWGWVAACIWLQALSMSGFSRVQKQLLHAGGVEVRQHKSAAVVYGATAMSVTLPAGQVFSTAFTYRQTRRWGASPIVASWQLVMSGVIATAGLALLGVGGALLVGDRVGPFKLIVSVAGVIALVWAGNHLSKNPGALEAVLRRGLALLNRIRKRPAKQGMNKIADVLSQLESVDLGKRDGAMVAGWALVHRFADVACLGAACYAIGADPKLAGLLIAFTAGKAVGSIPFAPGGIVYVDATLIYGLTAGAALPASQAVAAAFLYRLVSFVLVAIIGWIVFAFLFRTPQADDAEFKKEFEQRRTL; encoded by the coding sequence GTGACGGCCGATGGGGAACTAGCCGGCGAGCCTGCGCCGCAGCCGTCCGACGACCCCGATAGACCGGCGAAACGTGGTCGCCGGAGCAAATTCTGGTGGGTCAAATGGGTCGCAGGCATCGCCCTACTCGCATTGCTGATCGGCGAGGGTTACTACCTCTGGCCACGACTACACGATTCCTGGAATAACCTCACCGAAATTCATTGGGGCTGGGTCGCCGCCTGTATCTGGTTGCAGGCACTGTCGATGAGCGGATTCAGCCGGGTGCAGAAGCAACTGCTGCATGCGGGCGGTGTCGAGGTCCGTCAGCACAAATCCGCCGCCGTCGTCTACGGCGCCACCGCCATGTCGGTGACACTGCCTGCCGGACAGGTGTTCTCCACCGCCTTCACTTATCGCCAGACCCGCCGGTGGGGTGCGAGTCCGATCGTCGCCTCCTGGCAGTTGGTGATGTCCGGTGTGATCGCGACCGCCGGACTGGCACTGCTCGGCGTCGGTGGTGCGCTGCTGGTGGGCGACCGGGTCGGGCCGTTCAAGCTCATAGTGTCAGTGGCCGGTGTGATCGCGCTGGTGTGGGCGGGCAACCACCTGTCGAAGAATCCGGGCGCACTGGAGGCCGTGCTGCGCCGCGGGCTCGCGCTGCTCAACCGGATCCGCAAACGCCCCGCCAAGCAGGGAATGAACAAGATCGCCGATGTGCTCTCGCAACTGGAATCGGTGGATCTCGGCAAGCGCGACGGGGCAATGGTCGCGGGTTGGGCGCTGGTGCACCGCTTCGCCGATGTGGCCTGTCTCGGCGCCGCCTGCTACGCGATCGGTGCCGATCCGAAGCTGGCCGGTCTACTGATCGCATTCACCGCGGGCAAGGCCGTCGGCTCGATCCCGTTCGCACCCGGCGGCATCGTCTACGTCGACGCGACTCTCATCTACGGCCTGACTGCGGGCGCGGCCCTCCCCGCATCCCAGGCCGTCGCCGCCGCCTTCCTCTACCGCCTGGTGAGCTTCGTCCTGGTCGCGATCATCGGCTGGATCGTCTTCGCCTTCCTCTTCCGCACTCCGCAAGCCGATGATGCCGAATTCAAGAAGGAGTTCGAACAGCGCCGCACGCTGTAA
- a CDS encoding adenylate/guanylate cyclase domain-containing protein — MRTRWPLYLTSMLLANAFGAVLVWAFIQYGLPVPEGEAAGARRTGLLIPGLVFTTGGLLSLAASALMLRPVMRWQMRGGPPSHQEQMAALHAPLRQAILHLVLWLIGGAILAATIIVDAPELAGAVIVTECMAATIVFGFTYMLGERILRPVAAQALTEGSFDHTLTPGVGTRMGMTWGMGTFAPTIAIVLLCVTQISSDVKFSAQSLAISILLLCGVVIMQALALSMLTGSSISDPVRQLSQAIDRVQEGARDVQVEVFDGSEIGLLQVGFNRMMEEAAKRRQLQELFGQHVGEEVAQRALDYGTELGGETRFVAVLFVDMVGSTAAAAERPPTEVVSLLNEFFRIVVDVIDRHHGFVNKFVGDAALAIFGAPLDRPDAPTAALAAARELREVLREVPGLDIGIGVSAGLAVAGNIGAANRFEYTVIGDPVNEASRLTELAKDQPGRVLASGSALYFADESEQDFWLMGEEVQLRGRRRKTRLAWPKDGAAVRAGFFERPASSR; from the coding sequence ATGCGAACGCGCTGGCCGCTGTACCTGACATCGATGCTGTTGGCCAATGCGTTCGGCGCGGTCCTGGTGTGGGCGTTCATCCAATATGGACTCCCGGTTCCCGAAGGTGAGGCGGCCGGTGCGCGACGCACCGGCCTGCTGATTCCCGGTCTGGTTTTCACCACCGGTGGTTTGCTGAGCCTGGCCGCTTCGGCGCTCATGCTGCGTCCGGTCATGCGCTGGCAGATGCGCGGTGGGCCGCCCAGCCACCAAGAGCAGATGGCCGCACTGCACGCGCCGCTGCGCCAGGCAATCCTGCATCTGGTGCTGTGGTTGATCGGCGGCGCCATCCTGGCGGCCACCATCATCGTGGACGCGCCGGAGCTGGCCGGTGCGGTCATCGTCACCGAATGTATGGCCGCGACGATCGTCTTCGGTTTCACCTACATGCTCGGCGAACGGATTCTGCGCCCGGTCGCCGCGCAGGCCCTCACCGAGGGCTCGTTCGACCACACGCTGACGCCGGGCGTCGGCACCAGGATGGGGATGACCTGGGGTATGGGCACCTTCGCGCCCACCATCGCCATCGTGCTGCTGTGCGTCACCCAGATCTCGTCGGATGTGAAGTTCTCCGCGCAATCGCTGGCCATCTCGATTCTGCTGCTGTGCGGTGTGGTGATCATGCAGGCGCTGGCGCTGTCGATGCTGACCGGATCGAGCATCTCCGACCCGGTGCGCCAGCTCAGCCAGGCCATCGACCGGGTACAGGAGGGCGCTCGCGACGTGCAGGTCGAGGTGTTCGACGGCAGTGAGATCGGCCTGTTGCAGGTCGGCTTCAACCGCATGATGGAAGAGGCCGCCAAGCGCCGCCAGCTGCAGGAACTCTTCGGCCAGCATGTCGGCGAGGAGGTGGCGCAGCGCGCACTCGACTACGGCACCGAACTCGGCGGCGAGACCCGATTCGTGGCCGTGCTGTTCGTCGATATGGTCGGGTCCACCGCGGCCGCCGCGGAGCGACCGCCGACCGAGGTGGTCAGCCTGCTCAACGAGTTCTTCCGCATCGTGGTCGACGTCATCGACCGGCACCACGGCTTCGTCAATAAATTCGTCGGCGACGCCGCACTGGCGATCTTCGGCGCCCCGCTGGACCGCCCGGACGCACCGACCGCCGCCCTTGCCGCCGCCCGTGAACTGCGCGAAGTCCTGCGCGAGGTGCCCGGACTCGATATCGGTATCGGAGTTTCGGCGGGCCTGGCGGTCGCCGGAAATATCGGCGCCGCAAACCGTTTCGAATACACCGTGATCGGCGACCCGGTGAACGAGGCATCACGCCTGACCGAACTGGCCAAGGATCAACCCGGCCGCGTACTCGCCTCGGGCAGCGCGCTGTATTTCGCCGATGAAAGTGAGCAGGACTTTTGGCTGATGGGCGAGGAAGTCCAGCTGCGCGGCCGGCGACGAAAGACCAGGTTGGCCTGGCCGAAGGATGGGGCCGCGGTGCGAGCTGGTTTTTTCGAGCGACCTGCAAGCAGTCGCTAG